A stretch of the Medicago truncatula cultivar Jemalong A17 chromosome 5, MtrunA17r5.0-ANR, whole genome shotgun sequence genome encodes the following:
- the LOC11439957 gene encoding cell division cycle 20.2, cofactor of APC complex has protein sequence MASGSLSSPAIKTQSRFPLQEHLQRKSSKENLDRFIPNRSAMDFDYAHYMVTEGAKGKENPEVCSPSREAYRKLLAESLNMNRTRILAFKNKPPTPVDSIPHELTSSSLQEDKTIKPRRIIPQTSERTLDAPDLVDDYYLNLLDWGSANVLAIALGNTVYLWDASNGSTSELVTVEEEDGPITSVSWAPDGRHIGIGLNNSEVQLWDTASDKQLRTLKGGHRQRVGSLAWNNHILTTGGMDGKIINNDVRIRAHIVETYRGHEQEVCGLKWSASGQQLASGGNDNLLYIWDRGTSTSSSPTQWLHRLEDHTSAVKALAWCPFQGNLLATGGGSGDRTIKFWNTHTGACLNSVDTGSQVCSLLWNKNERELLSSHGFAQNQLTLWKYPSMVKMAELNGHTSRVLYMAQSPDGCTVATAAADETLRFWNAFGTPEVVAKAAPKARAEPFSHVSRIR, from the exons ATGGCTTCAGGTTCTTTGAGTTCTCCCGCCATCAAAACCCAATCACGTTTTCCTCTTCAGGAACACTTACAGAGAAAGAGTTCCAAAGAGAAT TTGGACAGATTTATACCGAATAGATCGGCTATGGATTTTGATTATGCACACTACATGGTGACAGAAGGGGCTAAAGGTAAGGAAAATCCAGAAGTGTGCTCCCCTTCCAGAGAAGCTTATAGGAAGCTACTTGCAGAATCTTTAAACATGAACAGGACCAGAATTCTAGCTTTCAAGAACAAGCCACCTACTCCAGTTGATTCGATTCCTCATGAACTTACTTCATCATCTCTTCAAGAAGATAAAACCATAAAGCCCAGGCGAATTATTCCTCAG ACTTCTGAGAGGACATTGGATGCTCCAGACCTAGTGGATGACTATTACCTTAATTTACTGGATTGGGGAAGCGCCAATGTTCTTGCAATAGCACTTGGAAACACAGTGTATTTGTGGGATGCATCAAATGGTTCTACTTCAGAACTTGTTACTGTCGAAGAAGAAGACGGCCCTATCACTTCTGTGAGTTGGGCTCCTGATGGGCGTCATATTGGTATTGGTTTGAACAACTCTGAAGTGCAGCTATGGGATACAGCTTCAGATAAACAG TTGAGAACTTTGAAAGGTGGTCATAGGCAGCGAGTAGGGTCTTTGGCATGGAACAACCACATACTCACAACCGGAGGGATGGACGGTAAAATTATCAATAATGATGTAAGAATTAGAGCACACATTGTTGAAACATACAGAGGGCATGAACAAGAAGTTTGTGGATTGAAATGGTCGGCTTCCGGTCAACAATTAGCCAGTGGAGGGAATGATAATCTACTTTACATCTGGGACAGAGGTACATCAACTTCTAGTTCTCCTACACAGTGGCTTCACAGGCTTGAAGATCATACATCTGCAGTAAAGGCTCTTGCTTGGTGTCCATTCCAAGGGAATTTGCTAGCTACTGGTGGAGGCAGTGGCGATCGAACCATCAAGTTTTGGAATACACACACAGGTGCATGCCTGAACTCGGTTGACACCGGGTCTCAGGTATGTTCCCTACTATGGAACAAGAATGAAAGGGAGTTGCTCAGCTCTCATGGTTTTGCTCAGAATCAGCTAACACTTTGGAAATATCCTTCAATGGTCAAGATGGCAGAGCTCAATGGTCATACTTCAAGAGTTCTTTATATGGCACAGAGTCCGGATGGTTGTACAGTGGCAACAGCAGCGGCGGATGAAACATTGAGGTTTTGGAATGCTTTTGGCACTCCAGAAGTAGTAGCCAAAGCTGCACCAAAAGCGAGAGCTGAGCCATTTTCACATGTAAGCCGCATTCGATGA
- the LOC11436730 gene encoding cyclin-B1-2 isoform X1 yields the protein MEEVAKSITHQIGGIQNDALRFGLHGVKSEIVDSHPLQSSQKSASRVDEMMKKQCMVNLYGTSFPLKMDLHTQILSRFQRPPDSRESETIRPLDMHNGMEVRIGLSKGPVCPSFI from the exons atgGAGGAAGTAGCAAAGAGCATAACCCACCAAATTGGAGGTATCCAGAACGATGCTCTTCGCTTCGGGCTACATGGTGTCAAGAGTGAAATTGTTGATTCCCACCCTCTTCAATCTTCTCAAAAATCT GCAAGTAGAGTTGATGAGATGATGAAGAAGCAATGTATGGTGAATTTGTATGGAACTTCTTTTCCATTGAAGATGGACCTTCACACACAAATACTATCTCG ATTCCAGCGTCCTCCAG ACTCTCGTGAATCAGAGACTATACGACCATTGGACATGCATAATGGGATGGAAGTTCGTATTGGTCTATCAAAGGGGCCAGTCTGCCCAAGTTTTATATAA
- the LOC11436730 gene encoding cyclin-B1-2 isoform X3, whose protein sequence is MEEVAKSITHQIGGIQNDALRFGLHGVKSEIVDSHPLQSSQKSASRVDEMMKKQCMVNLYGTSFPLKMDLHTQILSRLS, encoded by the exons atgGAGGAAGTAGCAAAGAGCATAACCCACCAAATTGGAGGTATCCAGAACGATGCTCTTCGCTTCGGGCTACATGGTGTCAAGAGTGAAATTGTTGATTCCCACCCTCTTCAATCTTCTCAAAAATCT GCAAGTAGAGTTGATGAGATGATGAAGAAGCAATGTATGGTGAATTTGTATGGAACTTCTTTTCCATTGAAGATGGACCTTCACACACAAATACTATCTCG ACTCTCGTGA
- the LOC11436730 gene encoding cyclin-B1-2 isoform X2 codes for MEEVAKSITHQIGGIQNDALRFGLHGVKSEIVDSHPLQSSQKSASRVDEMMKKQCMVNLYGTSFPLKMDLHTQILSRFQRPPGAIPSSMLGLEAFT; via the exons atgGAGGAAGTAGCAAAGAGCATAACCCACCAAATTGGAGGTATCCAGAACGATGCTCTTCGCTTCGGGCTACATGGTGTCAAGAGTGAAATTGTTGATTCCCACCCTCTTCAATCTTCTCAAAAATCT GCAAGTAGAGTTGATGAGATGATGAAGAAGCAATGTATGGTGAATTTGTATGGAACTTCTTTTCCATTGAAGATGGACCTTCACACACAAATACTATCTCG ATTCCAGCGTCCTCCAGGTGcaattccttcttcaatgcTGGGTTTGGAGGCTTTCACATGA